The Chitinophagales bacterium genome contains a region encoding:
- a CDS encoding NAD(P)H-dependent oxidoreductase, with the protein MNYIDVLSLADLPPESQKVVSIGVTKIALFHFDGKITAMASACLHKGGPLALGKVEKKYDGLYVTCPWHGWEYNIKTGGAPPGYHDQQAVYEVKIEQDRIYLSEHPVIKAKHAEHPEQKLLEDLEKLHYQTTPDSCNVLAISTTNLNNGIPRYSTSEAALEKALHYAAEEYGAAVKMIRLRDLEFRHCEGYYSQHQNACTWPCSISEMHVKDGMNEVYRAMILWADVVLIGTPIRWGSASSLYYKMVERLNCVQNQITLKNRVLIKDKVASLIITGGQDNIQAVAAQMMVFLTDIGFMFPPFSFVGWSRGWTAEDMDRNIQLFAKSKYIDRTVKEMIDNSIRLSRQVKHEPTQNMQAPLPRISESPSAMEQAMKNTTGFPS; encoded by the coding sequence ATGAATTATATCGATGTTTTGTCTCTTGCCGATCTTCCGCCGGAATCTCAAAAAGTTGTTTCCATCGGAGTTACCAAAATTGCCTTGTTTCATTTCGATGGAAAAATAACCGCCATGGCCAGTGCCTGCCTGCACAAAGGCGGCCCGCTTGCATTGGGCAAGGTGGAAAAAAAATACGACGGCCTGTATGTCACTTGTCCCTGGCATGGCTGGGAATACAATATCAAAACAGGCGGTGCACCTCCGGGATATCATGATCAGCAGGCAGTGTATGAGGTAAAAATTGAGCAGGACAGAATTTATCTCAGTGAGCACCCTGTGATAAAAGCGAAGCATGCCGAACATCCTGAACAAAAACTGCTGGAAGACCTGGAGAAGCTGCACTATCAGACAACGCCGGATTCCTGTAACGTGCTGGCCATTTCCACCACCAATCTGAACAATGGTATTCCACGCTATTCAACCTCTGAAGCAGCGCTGGAAAAAGCATTGCATTATGCGGCTGAAGAGTATGGGGCCGCGGTGAAGATGATAAGGCTGCGCGACCTGGAGTTCCGGCATTGCGAAGGATACTATTCTCAGCATCAGAATGCCTGCACCTGGCCCTGCTCAATTTCTGAAATGCACGTCAAGGACGGAATGAATGAGGTATACCGCGCCATGATCTTATGGGCCGATGTGGTGCTGATTGGCACTCCTATCCGCTGGGGAAGCGCTTCTTCCCTCTATTATAAAATGGTGGAAAGGCTCAACTGTGTGCAAAATCAGATCACCTTGAAGAACAGGGTGCTCATTAAAGACAAAGTGGCTTCGCTGATTATTACCGGCGGTCAGGATAATATACAGGCTGTTGCCGCGCAGATGATGGTCTTTCTCACTGATATCGGATTCATGTTCCCTCCTTTCAGCTTCGTTGGCTGGAGCCGGGGTTGGACTGCGGAAGATATGGACCGTAACATTCAGCTGTTTGCGAAATCGAAATACATCGACCGCACCGTGAAAGAAATGATTGATAACAGCATCCGGCTTTCGAGGCAGGTGAAACATGAGCCCACGCAAAACATGCAAGCACCGCTGCCGCGCATCAGCGAATCCCCTTCGGCAATGGAGCAGGCCATGAAAAACACTACCGGTTTTCCTTCATAA
- a CDS encoding ferric reductase-like transmembrane domain-containing protein: MSESYKSILWNRQKRIYDAVLWSFIALYFILFITFNYNFFPAITVETVIIRATGTLALLLLHIILSIGPLARIDKRFLILLYNRRHLGVSMFLIALVHGIFSLLQFHSLGNVNPFISLFTSNTHYGSFINFPFQVLGFLALLILMLMAATSHDFWLKNLSPRIWKSLHMMVYVAYALLLMHVMLGVMQLEQNFNFLLLLLFGMCWLTGLHFFAGYAEIRKDAQTPSHSDGDYLFACHINEIPESRARIISANGERIAVFKYDGKLSAISNVCKHQMGPLGEGRIVDGCITCPWHGYQYQPQDGCSPPPFKEKVATYDVKLVDGNVYVNPQAHPEGTYVEPVIIT, translated from the coding sequence ATGAGTGAATCTTATAAAAGCATTTTATGGAACCGGCAAAAACGAATCTATGATGCCGTACTATGGAGTTTTATTGCATTATACTTCATACTGTTCATCACATTCAATTATAATTTTTTTCCTGCCATCACGGTTGAAACTGTCATCATCCGCGCTACCGGCACCCTCGCCCTGCTTTTACTGCATATCATCTTATCAATCGGACCGCTCGCAAGAATCGATAAGCGTTTCCTCATCCTGCTTTATAACAGACGACATTTAGGCGTATCCATGTTCCTGATCGCCCTCGTACATGGCATTTTCAGTTTGCTGCAATTTCATTCGCTTGGTAATGTAAATCCATTTATTTCCCTGTTTACCTCCAATACGCATTATGGTTCGTTCATCAACTTTCCATTCCAGGTGCTGGGATTTCTCGCCCTGCTGATACTGATGCTGATGGCAGCCACCAGTCACGATTTCTGGTTAAAGAATCTGTCGCCCCGCATCTGGAAATCATTACACATGATGGTATACGTTGCTTATGCCTTACTGTTGATGCATGTGATGCTTGGCGTGATGCAACTGGAGCAGAATTTCAACTTTCTTTTATTGCTGTTGTTTGGCATGTGCTGGCTTACCGGCCTGCATTTTTTCGCAGGTTATGCCGAAATTAGGAAAGACGCACAAACGCCATCGCATTCAGACGGAGATTACCTTTTCGCCTGCCACATAAACGAAATACCTGAATCGCGTGCCAGAATAATAAGCGCCAATGGCGAACGAATTGCCGTATTTAAATACGACGGAAAACTTTCCGCCATATCCAATGTCTGTAAACATCAGATGGGCCCTTTGGGCGAAGGAAGAATCGTGGATGGTTGCATCACCTGTCCATGGCATGGCTATCAGTATCAGCCCCAGGATGGCTGCTCTCCTCCGCCATTTAAAGAAAAAGTGGCTACATATGATGTGAAACTCGTGGATGGTAATGTCTATGTCAACCCGCAGGCACATCCTGAAGGCACTTATGTTGAACCGGTGATAATTACATAG
- a CDS encoding nucleotide pyrophosphohydrolase translates to MLLSDAQQQVDQWIKSTGVRYFNELTNMAMLTEEVGEVARIMARQYGEQSFKSSDMEKDLADELADVLFVLICIANQTGINLTEAFQKNLAKKSTRDEHRHRENEKLK, encoded by the coding sequence ATGCTCCTTTCCGATGCACAGCAACAGGTTGATCAATGGATTAAATCAACCGGTGTACGTTACTTCAATGAACTCACCAATATGGCCATGCTTACCGAAGAGGTAGGCGAGGTGGCACGCATCATGGCAAGGCAATACGGTGAACAATCATTTAAGTCCTCCGACATGGAAAAAGACCTTGCCGATGAATTGGCTGATGTCCTTTTTGTCCTGATTTGTATTGCCAATCAAACCGGCATAAATCTCACCGAAGCCTTTCAGAAAAACCTGGCAAAAAAATCAACCCGTGATGAGCACCGGCACAGGGAAAATGAGAAATTAAAATAA